A genomic window from Meleagris gallopavo isolate NT-WF06-2002-E0010 breed Aviagen turkey brand Nicholas breeding stock chromosome 23, Turkey_5.1, whole genome shotgun sequence includes:
- the LOC109370845 gene encoding uncharacterized protein LOC109370845: MAAADARASTMAVLWSASQRCSCEQLPCFVFTEDQERQFLRGYFPPVWTSDLDLLAEEGTTTETVSVLPHVGKSWAERDLEMEREGEVRLPPLRSQLGTSLARKRFRAPQVQQRFPPLRTTTQEREKVQKEKISSKKKSEEIPCSLPPIEKGRTVVPPAEMGEPNVQSLRAKQVLGTLESYKVCREGWRKKVEQNRLLPPKPKEYLSFVKKLKLQEARDKHKKL, from the exons atggcagcagcagatgcaCGTGCATCTACCATGGCTGTCCTGTGGTCAGCATCGCAGAGATGCAGCTGTGAACAGCTTCCCTGCTTTGTGTTTACAGAGGATCAAGAACGCCAGTTTCTTCGTGGCTACTTTCCACCCGTCTGGACAAGTGATCTCGACCTGCTGGCAGAAGAGGGGACTACAACAGAAACTGTGAG TGTGCTGCCGCATGTTGGAAAGAGCTgggcagagagggacctggagatggagagggagggagaagtCAGGCTCCCCCCTCTGCGCAGCCAGCTGGGAACATCACTG GCAAGGAAGCGATTCAGAGCACCTCAAGTCCAGCAGCGCTTCCCCCCTCTGAGGACCACCACACAGGAGAGGGAGAaggtgcaaaaagaaaagatctccAGCAAGAAGAAAAGCGAGGAGATTCCTTGCAGCCTTCCTCCAATAGAGAAGGGGAGGACAGTGGTCCCTCCAGCAGAAATGGGGGAGCCCAA TGTCCAGTCACTACGGGCAAAACAGGTCCTGGGAACCTTGGAGTCATACAAGGTGTGCCGGGAAGGATGGAGGAAGAAGGTGGAGCAAAACAGGCTCCTTCCACCCAAACCCAAGGAGTACCTCAG ctttgtgaagaagtTGAAGCTGCAGGAGGCCAGAGATAAACACAAGAAACTGTGA